Proteins encoded together in one Chaetodon auriga isolate fChaAug3 chromosome 20, fChaAug3.hap1, whole genome shotgun sequence window:
- the LOC143339470 gene encoding uncharacterized protein LOC143339470 gives MDNWKVQLVFVALCALLQTYQALSSTVGEEGGLPQDWQDESLEAGLTHPMLSLMKRSKALRFYGLMGKRSGTKKPFRVNRRNKGETFVGPMGRSISSGESLTRIVPSATSTAVDVLEKPHKQGLSKEWVRILY, from the exons ATGGATAACTGGAAGGTCCAGCTTGTTTTTGTGGCTTTATGTGCTCTGCTGCAAACTTACCAGGCACTGTCTTCTACTGTGGGCGAGGAGGGAGGGTTACCTCAAGACTGGCAG GATGAGTCACTGGAGGCAGGTCTGACCCACCCGATGCTTAGTCTGATGAAACGATCTAAAGCCCTGCGCTTCTATGGACTCATGGGGAAACGCTCAG GTACAAAGAAACCTTTCCGAGTAAACAGAC GAAATAAAGGAGAGACGTTTGTGGGCCCGATGGGAAGAAGCATCTCCAGTGGCG AATCTCTAACCAGAATAGTTCCCTCTGCGACGAGCACTGCGGTCGATGTCCTGGAGAAACCACACAAGCAAG GTTTATCAAAGGAATGGGTCCGAATCCTGTACTGA